The Cardiocondyla obscurior isolate alpha-2009 linkage group LG05, Cobs3.1, whole genome shotgun sequence genomic sequence TAAGTAAATAAATGGTtttaaatggtaaaaaaaatactttaacttattaaaatatatcgaaaaaattattaaaatgacaaATGGTTGCATAGAATAAACTGTGAAGATGTAGCCTCTGAGGATACTAGTATTGCTTTACAACCAATGGGTTCTGGCACAGTTTCTACTACAGATCCATGTATgctaaatattaaagtatcaAACTGTCAGAGGATAGCACGTATTGCTGTTGTTTCTGAAGGTAACGTTTTagaaattttcaaacaatttGGAGAATATGAAACGACAATACTCGCCGAGTTTATAGACGAGTATGAAGAAAATGTAGTATTTATTGGAGAAACAATGATACATCCTCCTAGCACGGAAGTTAGTATTAAGGTAAAGTAATTTGtcattcattaatttatattactactTTGTACTTATATTTGACACTGTAACTAATTTATTTCTGTTCTAGTTTATCAGAACCAAAAATAAAGGCCCACCAATGTGGATATATGGTATAAGACTCTTTTTAACAGAATCTGCAGAACAAGCAAAATTTAGTGCCTTTGATTACGATATTATCCGAACTTTTCTCAGTAATACTAGCAATGGCAAAATGAGTCAAGGATCTGAAATggtaaaaaaagtatttggaGTTTATGATAAAcagaaaattacgaaaaataatagaGGTGAGTTTTCGGAAACATATGCTTCGGGATCACGGTACGATAAGAGTACAAACGAAATCGGAAATAGCAATGAAGGAGAATTTCCAAATTGTGGAAATAATTATGAACAATCAGGtgatgtaaaatgtaaaagtagagtaataaaaaatgggaCAGAAtgtttaaattgtaaagaaaattgtaacaaAGCAGACATAGATGATGAAACTTgtgttgaaaataatataaaatcgacgaaaaaagaaaaatccagtatttttaattataaagattttattcaaaCATTTCTTAATAATGCTAGTAACGAAAAAATGAATCAAGAACTTGATGTGACAAACATGTTTGGACTTTACGATcaatttgataataataaaattacgaataaCGAACAGTTTTATCAGAAAGTTTTGAAAGCTTTTACTTCAGATACggattttttgaaatataaaaatgaaattacgaaagaaaataaagaaagaaattgtcaAAGTTGCACGGCTAATGATAAAAAGTTAGATTCTTATGAACATAAAAATGGAAATGTACAAAGAAATGGTAATGAAGAATATACAAATTGTGAAGATTATCAGAAATCCGATATAAAcctcaaaatttatatcgataataaattcCATGATTTAGAAAAGAGATTGATGGAAAGAATAGATAAAATTGAAGCTAATACAAATCGGAAGTTGGATGCCATTTTGGAAAGACTTGGCTGAATTTACAATagatttcttaattattaatttagttaaccattttttatattaaaataaaaaatgtcagttattatacaatatacattaataaaattataaaaatgtaaatatggATTATTCTGttatcaatatctttgttttatattaattaattaaattcaagccgctttaacaaaatataaagttttccTCATTGATatgtaatactttttaattaaaataaatttatattcatgtatatcgtataatttttcaaactttGTATTAAAAGCACATACAAAAAATTGCACATTtacgaatttatatttaaatatttaatatgaatttaCAAAAACAGAACTATGCAAATATTATACCCTTCTTCCTTTCCCTCTTTCAAAAAACAGTATTtagtatttatataataatgttattttatttatacaaatttcttgtgcttttaatctttttaaagtacaattataaaattatataaatgaaaaCAGAAATAtagtttgatatttttttctgttatatgATTATTCATAAATGATTTCAATATGATCATATTAATATGATTCATAAATGATTTCAAtgattatacataaattattgtaaaattatttcaaaagctAGAAgcaatatttaacaaatagaaatagaagGTGTTAAAATAACAcaattgcaatataaattaaagaaaattatattagcaGTACCTTGAATGGAACAACAAAATGACATTAGGATATTAATCAGCCTTATCATTCTCCTGAGGAGGATCCCAAGCATGAAGTTGTTTGCGCCACAACCTTACCATACCATCCCATCCTCTTCTACTATACTTTATATACTTTGGAGGTGTTCTAGGATGTTCACGTGTACGCGCctctctgaaataaaatagaggTTTTATATATGCAATTAACCAAAAAATCTCCTACCATATTAATCTTAAGATACATACTTAGGAATCAGCTGAATATATCTGTCATACCCAATAGTATTTTTCCCATAATCGATCTCTTTCTGTCTACGAGCTAGCACAGCTGGATCTGTCTCATATTCTACTTGTCTTTTACCATTTTCTGATGAATTTGTAGTTGTACTAGAATCACTGGAATATCGTCTACTACGAGAAATCTTAATATCCATATTGTGATCTATATCCTGCCTCGTTCTTTTACGCCAAGTATGTGAATCCTTGGGCTTGTTTTGCACGTTATCTCTGTACTCTATACATTGTTCAATATTCTTTGTGTCCTCCTCGCATTCCGCCTGAATATCGTCACCTTGTGTACTTGaattttcatcatttttctcatttttatctCTCACATCTTTCTCATGAATATTACTTTCCGAGTTGTCTTCCTTCTTAATGTCATTTTGCTCGAAGTCGACATCTCTATTGTTCATACATAGCACTTCGTCGAGGAGCTGGTCCTCGTCCGCTTCAAGTTCTAATTCTAACGATGAATCGTGTAAGACTGAATCCATTTTAGTAAAGTAACTAAAATTTAGTCTAAATctctctctaaaaaaaaaggcataaaaataataaaacatacgTACTTCAATTACATTAGCTTAAAACTATACGATTAacatacgtacgtacaatTCTCAAAATTATCGCAACAGGTATAACCTACACAATCGTCGGTCTGCTTTGCTCGTTTCAAGACGCGAGCGCGAGAACCCTACATTAATCTCGGTATACGTGTTCATTAGCTACCTCTGACACTAACAGCTATCTGTAACtataatgaaagaaattaatattcgcagTTCAAAGTTACGTTCAGAAATTTGAACGTTTTTTAACTTCTATTGCTTACTCCAGCATTCGCTGTGCGCGCCTTTTCTACTACATACTACACAGCGCTTACAGTAATATCCTTCAAAAgtaatacgcgcgcgcgcgcgtaaccAATCACGAGACCGATTAGTATTTAAATGCGCGCGCAATGCATTTGTAGGATCTGTTCAGAAAATTGATtggttaaattttttttttttaaagggtATGAAGCCAAAGAAGTAATGGCGGCTGCTTTCCTTTAGTAGACAGTCGATGCAGGTATTgttctatctttttttcgcATTAATAGAATAACGAAAATAGAACGCGACTTGTGTCGGCTGTgtctattaaaaagaaacgtctGTAGCGATTTCTCTGACCGCACACGACTCAGAGAAATCGCTACACAAGCACGCGAATTCACACAGACGTACTTTAATTTCCCGCATGGAACGCTACCGTTCGTTTTGGTCATCTTTCGCTTTAGTTCGGATTGTTCGGACTAGTCTTTATGCTCTCTCCATGGCAGAAGTTTGGTTCTAACCTAAACGGTCAGGATTATTTTTGTACGCATCGAATAAATTTGACATACAACCAGTTTTGATTCAACGTTAGTGCTTGAAATCTTTCACAAAAATAAAGCTTCGTCTTGAGATTATGTATCATTATCAAATTGTagtttaagatttttttttttttccccgcgttatttttattatttaatgtcagtactattttgcataaaataatctataattattCTCGTTTATACTAACTCCATGGTATTTACAGGTGGCGATAACATGGCTAGAGAACGTGGAGTCTTCAAGTTAATTTGGAAAAGTTTCATATCCTCGCTAAAACCTCGTTTT encodes the following:
- the LOC139102685 gene encoding uncharacterized protein; its protein translation is MEVINAEDSSKPQSSLSIKHCDNPLLISCNWQISNNKQLNDAVATSPMQHMSRRINCEDVASEDTSIALQPMGSGTVSTTDPCMLNIKVSNCQRIARIAVVSEGNVLEIFKQFGEYETTILAEFIDEYEENVVFIGETMIHPPSTEVSIKFIRTKNKGPPMWIYGIRLFLTESAEQAKFSAFDYDIIRTFLSNTSNGKMSQGSEMVKKVFGVYDKQKITKNNRGEFSETYASGSRYDKSTNEIGNSNEGEFPNCGNNYEQSGDVKCKSRVIKNGTECLNCKENCNKADIDDETCVENNIKSTKKEKSSIFNYKDFIQTFLNNASNEKMNQELDVTNMFGLYDQFDNNKITNNEQFYQKVLKAFTSDTDFLKYKNEITKENKERNCQSCTANDKKLDSYEHKNGNVQRNGNEEYTNCEDYQKSDINLKIYIDNKFHDLEKRLMERIDKIEANTNRKLDAILERLG
- the Slbp gene encoding histone RNA hairpin-binding protein, whose amino-acid sequence is MDSVLHDSSLELELEADEDQLLDEVLCMNNRDVDFEQNDIKKEDNSESNIHEKDVRDKNEKNDENSSTQGDDIQAECEEDTKNIEQCIEYRDNVQNKPKDSHTWRKRTRQDIDHNMDIKISRSRRYSSDSSTTTNSSENGKRQVEYETDPAVLARRQKEIDYGKNTIGYDRYIQLIPKEARTREHPRTPPKYIKYSRRGWDGMVRLWRKQLHAWDPPQENDKAD